AAACATGACGGACTGGATCAAACGTCTGTTATTCGCATTTCTCGTCGGCACGTTTGGGGTATTGATCAACCTGACGCCGTTGGGGCTGGAGCTGGAGGAAGATCTTGGACTGCCCCGGCTATTTCAGCTGCGTGGCGCAGCCCCGGCGCCGCCCGACGTGATGGTGGTGGCCATAGATAAGGCCTCGGCCGTCCAGTTGAATTTACCGGTCGTGCCCGGGCTGTGGCCCCGCGATGTCCACGCCCATCTTATCGAAAACTTATCGGAAGCGGGTGCAAAAGTAATTGCCTTCGATTTGCGGTTCGACACGCCCGGCAAGGTGCCGGAGTATGACGTGGCGTTGGCGAAGGCGATAAATAACGCGGGCAACGTCGTGATCGTGGAAAGATTGGACCGTGAGGATTCGCCCTTACCGGCCGAGCAGGGGGGCGGGGCTCACTTCGGCTCAATGGTAAAGAGCGCGGCCCTTCTTCCCATCATCGCAGACGCTGCGGCTGCCCAAGCGACGTTTCCCTTGCCACGAACCTCCAGGATAAACGATTACTGGGCGTTCAAGACCGATGCTGGCGAAGCGCCAACGTTACCAGTAGTCGCGCTACAGCTTTTCGCGTTGGATGCGTATGAAGAATTTGCCCGCTTGTTGCGCGACGCCAATCCATCCCTGGCGTTGCGGCTTCCAGATAGAAACAGTATCGCTGTCGAGAATTTGATCTTGACCCTGCGCGGCATTTTCACCGACGAGCCCCAGCTTGCTCAGCAAATGATCACCGCGTTGAACCGCGACGCTCGTCTCGACCAACAATCAAGGCGACTTATCAGATCGATGGTGAGCCTTTATTCCGGCGATGAAGCACGCTACCTGAATTTTTACGGCCCCCCGCGTACAGTACGAACCATACCTTATTACCAGGCACTACGATCTCACCATGGTTCGGGAACGGGCGGACCAACAGAAAATGATTTTAAAGGCAAAGCTGTGTTTGTTGGTTTTTCGGCCGCAACGCAGCCCGAGCAGGACCGAATTAGAGACGACTACCATACCGTGTTCTCGCGGTCTGACGGGCTTTATCTAAGCGGGGTCGAGATCGCCGCGACCGCTTTCGCCAATCTGCTGGAAGATCGCCCCCTGCGGCTCCTCCCTCCCCCCTTGAATCTCGCGATCGTTTTTCTCTGGGGGTTCGCCATAGCGATTGTCGTCGCCGCGCTGCCTCAACCCACCAATATCACGCTCGGTACGGTTTTCGTACTTCTCGGTCTGGGTTTTGTCTCCATCTATGTCTATATCGCGCACCATCAATTCACCAACGCGGGGAACTGGCTGCCCCTGATCGTACCGCTGCTGCAAGTTTCCGTCGCTGTGTTCGGAGCCGTATCGCTAAAGTATTACGACGTCAAACGGGAACGCGAGATCCTCAAGAAAGCATTCGCTAAATTCGTGCCCCAGCGAGTTGTCACCGAAATTTTAAAGAGTACAGGTCCCATCACGACCAACAATCGATTGGTTCATGGCGCGTGCCTAGCGACCGATGCGGACAGGTATACGACGCTTTCAGAGGAGATGAACCCCGCTCAGCTTGGCTTGTTGATGAACGACTACTACGCAACCATGTTTGAACCCGTAAGCCGGCATGAAGGCGCGGTTTCAGACGTCGTAGGAGACGCCATGCTCGCGATTTGGACTACCTCTTCCGGGGATGAGTCTTCTTTGCGTAAAAAGGCATGCCTAGCCTGCCTCGATATTGCGGATGCGCTGGAACGCTTTAACGCGATTAAAGGCAG
The window above is part of the Nitrosospira sp. Is2 genome. Proteins encoded here:
- a CDS encoding adenylate/guanylate cyclase domain-containing protein — translated: MTDWIKRLLFAFLVGTFGVLINLTPLGLELEEDLGLPRLFQLRGAAPAPPDVMVVAIDKASAVQLNLPVVPGLWPRDVHAHLIENLSEAGAKVIAFDLRFDTPGKVPEYDVALAKAINNAGNVVIVERLDREDSPLPAEQGGGAHFGSMVKSAALLPIIADAAAAQATFPLPRTSRINDYWAFKTDAGEAPTLPVVALQLFALDAYEEFARLLRDANPSLALRLPDRNSIAVENLILTLRGIFTDEPQLAQQMITALNRDARLDQQSRRLIRSMVSLYSGDEARYLNFYGPPRTVRTIPYYQALRSHHGSGTGGPTENDFKGKAVFVGFSAATQPEQDRIRDDYHTVFSRSDGLYLSGVEIAATAFANLLEDRPLRLLPPPLNLAIVFLWGFAIAIVVAALPQPTNITLGTVFVLLGLGFVSIYVYIAHHQFTNAGNWLPLIVPLLQVSVAVFGAVSLKYYDVKREREILKKAFAKFVPQRVVTEILKSTGPITTNNRLVHGACLATDADRYTTLSEEMNPAQLGLLMNDYYATMFEPVSRHEGAVSDVVGDAMLAIWTTSSGDESSLRKKACLACLDIADALERFNAIKGRPPLYTRIGLHSGEMLLGAVGALHHFEYRAVGDIVNTANRIQGLNKYLGTRLLVSEQVIEGLDDFLTRSVGRFLLAGRTTFIRVAELMGRKQEASSEQRWLAEIFTDAMLAYETQEWNGGCYNFAEILKAFPDDGPARFYLKRCQHYRETPPVGPWDACIRMEGK